One segment of Pseudomonadota bacterium DNA contains the following:
- the gatC gene encoding Asp-tRNA(Asn)/Glu-tRNA(Gln) amidotransferase subunit GatC — protein sequence MKITREVVEYVAHLGRLELEPHEIELYTLQIDRILEYMDKLNSLDTKDIEPTSHVVPVSCVLREDEVKSSFSIDDSTKNAPEKKGNFFKVPPI from the coding sequence ATGAAGATCACAAGAGAAGTGGTGGAATATGTTGCTCATCTTGGAAGGCTTGAGCTTGAACCTCATGAAATTGAACTTTATACCTTGCAGATAGACAGAATCCTGGAATATATGGATAAGCTTAATTCGCTTGATACAAAAGATATTGAACCCACAAGCCATGTTGTGCCTGTTAGTTGTGTCCTTAGGGAGGATGAGGTGAAGAGTTCTTTTAGCATTGATGATTCAACTAAAAATGCACCCGAGAAAAAAGGGAATTTTTTTAAGGTACCTCCGATCAT